The following coding sequences are from one Vulpes vulpes isolate BD-2025 chromosome 12, VulVul3, whole genome shotgun sequence window:
- the ACOT13 gene encoding acyl-coenzyme A thioesterase 13: protein MGRLMQNVLELMKSVTSAPGFDRVLEKVTLVSAAPGKVICEMKVESNHANKYGTLHGGLTATLVDNISTLALLCTERGVPGVSVDMNITYMSPAKIGEDIVITAHILKQGKTLAFTSVDLMNKTTGKLVAQGRHTKHLGNQDQHVIRKTPNNKDQV, encoded by the exons ATGGGCCGCCTGATGCAGAACGTGCTGGAGTTGATGAAGTCGGTGACTTCTGCCCCCGGCTTTGACAGAGTTCTGGAAAAG gTGACTCTTGTCTCTGCTGCCCCTGGGAAAGTGATTTGTGAAATGAAAGTAGAAAGCAACCATGCCAATAAATACGGCACTCTCCATGGTGGTTTGACAGCCACCCTAGTGGACAACATATCAACGTTGGCTCTGCTGTGCACAGAAAGGGGAGTACCCGGAGTCAGTGTGGATATGAACATAAC GTACATGTCCCCTGCAAAAATAGGAGAAGACATAGTGATAACAGCACATATTCTGAAGCAAGGGAAAACACTTGCATTTACCTCTGTGGATCTGATGAACAAGACCACGGGAAAATTGGTAGCACAAGGCAGACACACAAAACACCTGGGAAACCAAGACCAGCATGTTATCCGGAAGACACCCAACAACAAAGACCAAGTGTAA
- the TDP2 gene encoding tyrosyl-DNA phosphodiesterase 2 gives MERPGDLEGEPEVKKRRLLCVAFTSVARCDAAVAQCYLSENDWEMDRALDSYFEAPVPESAAESRPESAAESRPESRPESRPESRPESAAGPQPCVDLTNEETTDSVSSKTSTSEGIQQEDGSMFSFITWNVDGLDLNNLQERARGVCSYLTLYSPDVVFLQEVIPPYCSYLKKRACSYEIITGHEEGYFTAIMLKKSRVKFKSQEIIPFPNTKMMRNLLCVYASISGNELCLMTSHLESTRGHAKERMNQLKMVLKKMQEAPESATVIFAGDTNLRDHEVTKCGGLPSNILDVWEFLGKPKHCQYTWDTQMNSNLGISATCKLRFDRIFFRTAAESGHIVPQSLDLLGLEKLDCGRFPSDHWGLLCNLDVIL, from the exons ATGGAGCGGCCCGGCGACCTGGAGGGCGAGCCCGAGGTGAAGAAGCGGCGGCTTCTGTGTGTGGCGTTTACCTCGGTGGCGCGGTGCGACGCCGCCGTGGCTCAGTGCTACCTGTCCGAGAACGACTGGGAGATGGAC AGAGCGCTGGACTCCTACTTCGAGGCTCCGGTGCCGGAGAGCGCCGCGGAGAGCCGCCCGGAGAGCGCCGCGGAGAGCCGCCCGGAGAGCCGCCCGGAGAGCCGCCCGGAGAGCCGCCCGGAGAGCGCGGCGGGGCCGCAGCCCTG TGTTGACTTAACGAATGAAGAGACAACTGATTCCGTTAGTTCTAAAACCAGTACGTCTGAAGGGATTCAGCAAGAAGATGGCAGCATGTTCTCTTTCATTACCTGGAATGTTGATGGATTGGATCTAAACAATCTGCAAGAGAGGGCTCGAGGAGTGTGTTCCTACTTAACTTT GTACAGCCCAGATGTGGTATTTCTACAGGAAGTCATTCCCCCATATTGTAGCTACCTAAAGAAGAGAGCCTGTAGTTACGAGATTATTACAG GTCATGAAGAGGGATATTTCACAGCTATAATGTTGAAGAAATCGAGAGTGAAATTTAAAAGCCAAGAGATTATCCCTTTTCCAAATACAAAAATGATGAGAaaccttttgtgtgtgtat GCAAGTATATCAGGAAATGAACTTTGCCTTATGACTTCTCATTTGGAGAGCACCAGAGGGCATGCCAAGGAACGAATGAATCAGTTAAAAATGGTTCTAAAGAAAATGCAAGAGGCTCCAGAGTCAGCTACAGTTATATTTGCAGGAGATACAAATTTAAGGGATCATGAA gtcACCAAATGTGGTGGTTTACCCAGCAACATTTTGGATGTCTGGGAGTTCTTAGGCAAACCTAAGCATTGCCAGTATACATGGGATACACAAATGAACTCTAATCTTGGAATATCTGCTACTTGTAAACTTCGTTTTGATCGAATATTTTTCAGGACAGCAGCAGAAAGTGGCCATATTGTTCCCCAAAGtttggacctccttgggttggaAAAACTGGACTGCGGTAGATTTCCTAGTGATCACTGGGGGCTTCTGTGCAACTTAGATGTAATCTTGTGA